In Columba livia isolate bColLiv1 breed racing homer unplaced genomic scaffold, bColLiv1.pat.W.v2 Scaffold_277, whole genome shotgun sequence, one genomic interval encodes:
- the LOC135578046 gene encoding uncharacterized protein LOC135578046 isoform X1 — protein sequence MMISTPRPLKKILKDSRRRLLVIDSMFPEGVISGSERPDMARKIQSLLPQVVGLLDYSNTEMKRKVLTFFCSVMGHLKREEARPTVEQLEEKLLPLFDDESSQLRELSICLFRERVQSVMAHDKTRIKSYVHRALLPLFFRLNDQSNNVAKVQISTLSTEAERGVLTAHRWPGHQGTGLLATGSLLQPIGRVLTDPARVAVEKLPWPFPPPAITGLTGLSSSLWPPRPEQVHPYGLLSCPCRCWVSSFEPQSLSPRAVPKRAPDVWARACRCPQRAGAPETKPRMGVRQVSLCRLWVPCPIFCCSAGRQGNPPWCSRAPEMEAAQTPSADSADMEDWRELGENSEGPG from the exons ATGATGATCTCCACACCCCGGCCTCTGAAGAAGATCTTAAAAGACTCGCGCAGAAGACTCCTGGTCATAGACTCCATGTTTCCCGAAGGCGTCATCAGTGGGTCAGAAAGACCTGACATG gcaagaaaaatacagtcccTCCTGCCACAAGTCGTGGGGTTGCTCGACTACAgcaacacagaaatgaaaaggaaagtcCTGACATTCTTCTGCAGCGTGATGGGACACCTGAAGAGGGAAGAGGCTAGACCCACTGtcgagcagctggaggaaaagctcctgcccctctttgatgat gaGTCCAGCCAGCTCCGAGAGCTCTCCATCTGTCTCTTCAGAGAGCGGGTGCAGTCAGTGATGGCGCACGACAAGACGAGGATTAAGAGCTACGTGCACCGTGCACTGCTCCCCCTCTTCTTTCGTTTGAACGATCAGAGCAACaacgtggccaaggtacagatttccacgctgagcactgaggcagagaggggtGTGCTGACAGCACACAGGTGGCCTGGgcaccaggggacagggctgctggcaactggcagcctcctccagcccatAGGAAGGGTCCTTACAGACCCAGCACGAGTAGCGGTAGAGAAGCTGCCATGGCCATTTCCACCACCTGCCATAACTGGTCtcacagggctcagcagcagcctgtggccaCCGAGGCCTGAACAGGTGCATCCCTACGGGCTcctcagctgtccctgcaggtgctgggtctCGAGCTTTGAGCctcagtccctgtcccccagggctgtgcccaagagAGCCCCAGAtgtttgggccagggcatgtcgcTGCCCCCAAAGGGCAGGTGCTCCAGAAACAAAGCCGAGAATGGGGGTACGCCAGGTCTCCTTATGCAGACTGTGGGTGCCATGTCCCATCTTCTGCTGTTCCGCAGGCCGCCAGGGAAAccctccttggtgcagcagagctcctgaaatGGAAGCAGCTCAAACACCTAGTGCGGACTCAGCAGacatggaggattggagagagCTTGGTGAGAACAGCGAAGGCCCAGGCTGA
- the LOC135578044 gene encoding uncharacterized protein LOC135578044 yields MTGNTAKTRCLLADHGSHGQHATGIGARLFSLQSQRAAPEYLPGLACAKSGLHKDCSSPWGTGCPLWSGQSHPVPCRESAAGRVPTSPGNQGLPARLFRSTVAAEGDICLPACPQGPGHLFQACQGPEGQKPTTGFAREQSPAQELSGATSAGAVAAPKAHQQLLSSQMLLTFATSERKCVQERAVGRIEKMSSALFRHPTLASCARYLRTSERTDVLVFIEVMRHTSIFDKKRATDLLDMVMEFPDFWLADVSGQWLGCPTRLQPCQALFLPPSLPPNPWCLRNVKPHEGGREEWEGQLRKWLHSRDSAILTCISSSCQRS; encoded by the exons ATGACAGGAAACACGGCCAAAACTCGTTGTCTCCTTGCAGACCATGGAAGCCATGGACAACATGCTACAGGCATTGGTGCTCGGCTCTTCAGCCTCCAGAGTCAGCGAGCTGCTCCAGAATATCTTCCAGGTCTGGCGTGTGCAAAGAGTGGGCTTCACAAGGACTGTTCCTCACCCTGGGGGACAGGGTGTCCACTCTGGAGTGGACAGTCCCACCCGGTGCCGTGCAGAGAGAGCGCTGCCGGGAGGgtgcccacctccccggggaACCAGGGGCTGCCCGCCAGGCTCTTCCGCAGCACAGTGGCCGCAGAGGGTGACAtctgcctccctgcctgcccacaAGGCCCAGGGCATTTGTTCCAAGCCTGCCAGGGGCCCGAGGGCCAGAAGCCCACTACAGGCTTTGCTCGAGaacagagtccagcccaggagttGAGTGGTGCTACTTCTGCTGGAGCGGTGGCTGCTCCCAAGgctcaccagcagcttctctcttcccagatgctcttgacCTTCGCCACCTCTGAGAGAAAATGTGTGCAggagagggctgtggggaggattGAGAAGATGAGCTCTGCGCTATTCAGACATCCCACACTGGCG TCCTGTGCGAGATACCTCAGAACTTCTGAAAGGACAGATGTCCTTGTGTTCATCGAGGTGATGAGACACACCAGCATCTTTGACAAGAAGCGGGCAACAGACTTGCTGGACATGGTCATGGAATTCCCTGACTTCTGGCTGGCGGATGTAAGTGGCCAGTGGCTGGGTTGCCCTACCAGGCTtcagccctgtcaggccttgttccttCCTCCATCCCTACCCCCCAACCCCTGGTGTCTCAGGAATGTGAAGCCACATgaaggtggcagagaggaatgggaaggacagctgaggaAGTGGCTGCACTCCAGAGACAGCGCCATCCTCACCTGtatctcctccagctgccaaagATCATGA
- the LOC135578046 gene encoding uncharacterized protein LOC135578046 isoform X2, with translation MMISTPRPLKKILKDSRRRLLVIDSMFPEGVISGSERPDMARKIQSLLPQVVGLLDYSNTEMKRKVLTFFCSVMGHLKREEARPTVEQLEEKLLPLFDDESSQLRELSICLFRERVQSVMAHDKTRIKSYVHRALLPLFFRLNDQSNNVAKAARETLLGAAELLKWKQLKHLVRTQQTWRIGESLVRTAKAQAD, from the exons ATGATGATCTCCACACCCCGGCCTCTGAAGAAGATCTTAAAAGACTCGCGCAGAAGACTCCTGGTCATAGACTCCATGTTTCCCGAAGGCGTCATCAGTGGGTCAGAAAGACCTGACATG gcaagaaaaatacagtcccTCCTGCCACAAGTCGTGGGGTTGCTCGACTACAgcaacacagaaatgaaaaggaaagtcCTGACATTCTTCTGCAGCGTGATGGGACACCTGAAGAGGGAAGAGGCTAGACCCACTGtcgagcagctggaggaaaagctcctgcccctctttgatgat gaGTCCAGCCAGCTCCGAGAGCTCTCCATCTGTCTCTTCAGAGAGCGGGTGCAGTCAGTGATGGCGCACGACAAGACGAGGATTAAGAGCTACGTGCACCGTGCACTGCTCCCCCTCTTCTTTCGTTTGAACGATCAGAGCAACaacgtggccaag GCCGCCAGGGAAAccctccttggtgcagcagagctcctgaaatGGAAGCAGCTCAAACACCTAGTGCGGACTCAGCAGacatggaggattggagagagCTTGGTGAGAACAGCGAAGGCCCAGGCTGACTGA